Within the Pelagovum pacificum genome, the region GAATCCAGACCGCATGCTCAGCGAGCGCGCCCTTGCCGCCCGGTGGGTCCTCTCCACGAGAACGCTCCAGAGGTGGCGCAGCGACGGGTACGGCCCAGCGTTCCTAAACATCGGCGGGAGTATCCGCTACCGGCTTGGCGACATCCTCGCCTACGAGGCGCAGCATCGCCAGGGCGGCGATGACCTGTAACTGGAGAACAGGCGAAGTCGCGGGCAATCGCGACCCGGCCGTCGGACGCAATCCACTGCCCGCATGCGCCATGAGGCCACCAGAACGCCGGGCCGAGCTCTGCAGGCTGCTCGCTCTCGGCCTCGTCCGGCTCCATGCGCGCAACCGGCAACTCTCTGCGTCCGATGGAGAATCTCCGCTACACTCTCCGCCCGACCAGAGCGGTGATGCAACTCCAACCAATCGGAGAGACGCATGACCGATCCCATCCCCGCGCGACTGGCCGCCCTCAAGACCACGCCGACGCCCGACCTGAAGCAGCAGTGGCGCGACCTGTTCGACAGCGAGCCGCCGCCCTTCAATCGCCGCTACCTGGAGAGCCGCCTCGCCTACCGCATCCAGGAACTGGCCTATGGCGGTCTGAAACCCGAAACGATCCGGCGGTTGGAGCGGCTGGGTGAGGACCTGGACGGCGGGGATCGCCACAAACGCTACATCCGTACGGATCGGATGCCCATCGCCGGGACGCGGTTGATCCGGGAGTGGCAGGGCGTGGAACACGTCGTCACCGTCACGAAGGACGGCTTCGAGTGGCAGGGGCGACCCTACAAATCGTTGTCCGCCATCGCCCGCGGCATCACCGGCACGCGCTGGAACGGCTGGGTGTTCTTCGGCCTCAAGAACCAGAGGAGCCGGACATGACCGAGGTCAAGATCAAGCGCCGCTGCGCGATCTACACACGCAAATCCTCCGAGGAAGGGCTGGAGCAGGAGTTCAACTCGCTTCACGCTCAGCGAGAGGCCTGCGAGGCCTACATCGCCAGCCAGCGCTCCGAGGGCTGGGTGCTGGTCCGCGATCAGTATGACGACGGCGGTATCTCCGGCGGCACGCTGGAACGCCCCGGCCTGAAGCGGCTGCTGGAGGACATCGCGGACGGGCTGGTCGATGTCGTCGTGGTCTACAAGATCGACCGCCTGAGCCGCTCGCTGGCCGACTTCGCCAAGCTCGTGGAGGTGTTCGACCGAAACGGCGTGACCTTCGTCTCGGTCACGCAGTCCTTCAACACCACCACGTCGATGGGGCGGCTGACGCTGAACATCCTGCTGTCCTTCGCCCAGTTCGAGCGCGAGGTGACGGCCGAACGCATCCGCGACAAGGTCGCCGCCAGTCGGAAGAAGGGCATGTGGATGGGCGGGGTGCCGCCCTACGGCTATCGGGTCGAGAACCGGAAGCTGGTGGTCGACGAAGAAGCCGCCGCGCATGTGCGCTGGATCTTTGCGCGCTTCCTCGAGATCGGCTCGGGGACCGAACTGGCGCGCGAGGTTGGGACGCGCGGAATCCGGACGCCGCGCGGCAATCGGATCGACAAAAAGTACCTCTACCGCATGCTCAACAACCGCGCCTACATCGGCGAGGCGGTGCACAAGGGCGAAAGCTATCCCGGTGAGCACGACGCGATCATCGACCGCGAAGCGTGGGATCGCGTCCACGCCATCCTGCAGGAAAGCCCCCGCAAGCGCGCCGCCCGGACTCGCGCCGACACGCCCGCGCTGCTGAAGGGGCTGCTGTTCGGACCCGATGGCGCGGCGTTCTCGCCGACGCATACTCGCAAGGGCTACAAGCTCTACCGGTACTATGTCAGCCAGACCGTGCTGAAGCATGGCGCCGGATCGTGCCCGGTCGGCCGAGTGCCCGCGGGCGAGATCGAAGCGGCCGTCATCAAGCAGCTGCGCGTCGTATTCCGCCAGCCGGAGATTGTGGCGTGCACCTGGAAGGCGGCACGCGGACATGCTGACGACATCACTGAGGCCGACGCTCGCGTGGCCCTGCAGCCACTCGACCCGCTGTGGGACCAGCTCTTCCCGGCAGAACAAGCCCGCATCGTTGCACTGCTGGTCGAGCGCGTGGAGATCGGCACAGACGGTCTCAACGTCCGGCTTCGCGTCGACGGACTCGGCGGTCTAGCCCGCGAGATGCTTGCCGGTGGCATCGAGGCCGCAGCGTGACCCGCGGGGATGCAATCCCCGAAACTATGACGCTTCACGTCCCGTTCCGCGTCGTGAAGCGTGGCGGGCGGAAGGAGATGCAGTTGCCCGATGGCGCCGCGCAGACGCGTCCGAGGGACAACACGTTGGTGAAGGCGCTGGCGCGGGCGTTCCGCTGGAAGAGGATGCTCGAGTCCGACGAGTTCGCCACCATCGCCGAACTGGCCGAACGCGAGGGGATCGCGCCCTCCTACATGACCCGCGTCTTGCGCCTGACACTGCTCGCGCCCGACATCGTCGAGGCGATCCTGGACGGCAGGCAGGGGTCAGAGGTATCGCTGACGCGCGTTCTGGAGCCGTTCCCGCTTGAGTGGGAGGACCAGCCGGTTCTCTTCGGCTAGCAGCCCTTAATAGGCATTCCCCCCCTGCCCGGTCGTCGTCGCTTCCGGCCCTCTGCGGTCATTGGTTAGGATCTGCATTGCCGCAGGGCGGCTTCCCCATACCGGACCTTCATGGCACCGCGCAGCAAAGTCCAAAGCCCCAAGGTCAGCAGTGCGGACAGAGCGGACACTGGCGCGGTCAGCTGTAACTTCTGACGACGGCGACGCAGTTGGCCTTGGCACTTGTGAAGTCGAACACATGGCAGAAGCGTCGAGTCTGCCCGTTTGCGAACGTCACCTCTCCACTCGCAGCACCGACCTTACCGTGCGAAATTGCGTGCTGGACAGTGACAGATTTTGGTCTCCGTCGAGTTCCAAGGTGCTTAAGAACCGCACCCTTCCCCGAGATTGGCTCTGTTGAGGGATTCTCCCAGATCACGTCTTCGCTGAAGGCGCTCGGCTCAGCGTCACCGCATTCCAGCGCGATCGCCACATCCTGAGCGAACTTGTTCTTCGGTGAATTGCCACAGTCCTTGCTGCCTTGCACTTGGGCCAACGTCGCCTCCCTGCTTGGTTCATTCTCAGCATACGACCGACTTTCTGAGGGTCAAAATGGGCTCGAAGTCGGTCATATTGCGGCGCAGCGCATCTTGCGCATGGCAGGCAGTGGCGGCCGTCGCGGCCACGCGACATAGAACCGCGCAGTGACCGCTTCCGGCCCAAAGCCGACCTTCAGCGTCGGTCCAGCTATTGCACTCCGGCAAACAAAAGCTGCCGCTCGCCTCACTCGCCCGGCACGTGCTGCGGTTAGCATTAACTCTAAGGACAGTGTGGAAGTGAAGGAAAGTGTGGAAGCGGCCGTTCGCTGCGGACGTGAAGGGTATTGCTGTAGCTCTCCAATCCTGAACTTCACAGACGTGCCGCGAAGAATTTCGTCCGACCTCAAGAACCCGACGATGCCCCTCTACTGCGTCAGACCCCAGAAATTCGCTATGTGGCGTGTCGAGGAGATGCCGACTTCCAGCATGTTATTGCCCTCTTTGCCAAGGCCGTCGTCTCCCTCGGCACTGATGGACGTGCCATGGCCCATTCCTTCGATCATTTATTCCTCAATGACGTCATGGCCGGAAGTGTCGTACCAGACCCGCCGGGGAAGGCCGTCAATCTCCTCAATGCGCGTCGGCGGCCCTTCGACCTCGTGGATCTTCTGCCATTGCCGGAGAATGGAATCGGCGTTGGAACTGTCGACGGAATGATCGCTGTCGCCATGCCAGACCGAGATTTTCGACCAAGGACCGGTGAATTTCGACGCTGAGCGCACAAGAGCGTCCAGCTTGCGGTCCGACGGTCCGCCATAGCTTTTCATGCGGAAGAGCGCCTGGACCAGACTGTTCGCGCTACGGTAGGGCAGACCGGCGATGATCGTGCCCTCCGCGAACACTTCCGGATGGGTCGCCAGCATGACAGATGTAATGCCCCCCCGAGGACATCCCCGTGATGAAAACCCGAGACGGATCGATGGCGTGATCGTCAACGACCCGCATGATCATCTGCCGGATTGAGAGTGGTTCGCCGCCGTCGCGATGGCTGTCGCCCGGCTAGAACCAGTTAAATCTGCCGATTGCGTTGTTGGCCTTCCGCTGCCCCGGAAACAGAAGTGCCACCCCGCACGCGTTGGCGAGACTGGACCAGCCCGATCCGACGTCATAACTCGCCACAGATTGGGTGCTGCCATGCAGCACGACCACAAGGGGCCGTTACTAGGTAAGTTATCAGGAATGTACACGCCTGCGCTCCGCGAACCCGGGTCGGTTCCGAACTCCCTGAGGACGGTGAGGCGGTCCCTTGTTTCAGAGGGTTGCCGAGCAGAAGGTTCGTTCATGAATTGGGTTCCTTGGTGACACCGGTTTGCGCCGACGCAAAGTCAAACTGCCCTGAAAAGGTAACGCTGCATCGCAGCAATGCCACGCATGATTAGACAATGATCTGTGTACCTCACGTCCGCGTTTGGGCCGTGAACCGCGGACGGCCCTTCACCGAAATATCGATCTTTGACGGCGTCCAGGCATGCGTCTTCAGCCGACACGCCGCAGGAAGTGCTGCAACCGCTCGTCCTTTGGTGCATCGAGCATCTGCTCGGGCGGCCCCTGCTCGACAATGCGGCCGCCCTCCATGAAGAGGATCCGGTCCGCGATCTCGCGGGCGAAAGACATCTCGTGCGTGACAATCAGCATGGTCTGCCGTTGTTCGGCCACGCGGCGCATCAGGTCCAGCACCTCGCCGACCCATTCGGGGTCGAGCGCCGAGGTCGGCTCGTCGAACAGCATCAAGTCTGCGCCGATCGCCATCGCCCGGCCGATTCCGACGCGCTGCTGCTGACCGCCCGAGAGGGCGGCAGGATAGCTGTCCGCCTTGTCGGCCAGGCCGGTCTCCGCCAGGACCTTGATCGCGCGCGCCTCGGCTTCGTCCTTCGGGCGGCCCTGCACAGTAACGAGGGCTTCCATGATGTTCTGTTTCGCAGTGCGGTTCGCGAAGAGCGCGTAGTTCTGAAAAACATAGGCAGTCGCCCGCCGCAGGGCCAGAATGTCGCGCTTGCCGGCATGGGCGGCGTCGACCGCGACGCTACCGATCTCAATCCGCCCAGCCTCGGGCCGGTCAAGGAAATTCAGGCAGCGCAGCAACGTAGATTTGCCGGTCCCAGAGGGTCCGATGATGACCACCCGCTCGCCGTCCGCGATGTCCAGGTCTATGTCGTCCAGCACCGTGGTGGCGCCGAACCGCTTGGTTAGGCCACGGACCCGGATCATCTGGCGAAGGCCTTTCCAAGCCGCGTCTCAAGCTGTCTTTGTCCCTGGCTCAGCACCTCGACGATCACCCAGTAGATCAATGCTACGACGAGGAAGGCCTCGAAATACAGGAAGCTCCCCGACGCCTCCTTCTGAGTGGCGCCCATCATCTCCGTGACGCCGAGTGTGAAGGCGAGCGAGGTGCTTTTTATCATGTCGATGAAGTAGTTGACCAGCGTCGGCGCCGCGATGCGGGCGGCCTGGGGCAGCACGATCCGGCGCATCATCTGCCCTTGGGTCATGCCGATCGACTGCGCCGCCTCCCACTGGCTGCGGTCCACGCCGGTGATGGCGGCGCGGATTGCCTCGGCCATGTAGGCGGAGAAATGCAGCGTCAAACCCATGATCGCCGCCGTCACACCGTTGATCTGGGTGAGGACCGAGACGACCTGCGGCAGTCCGTAGTAGAACAGGAACAGCTGCACGAGCAGTGGCGTGCCGCGGAAGAAGCTGATGAAAAGGATCACCAGCCAGTCCAGCCCCGGCACGCGCACCACCCGTTCCACCGCCAGGAGCGAAGCGAGGATCAGTGCGCAGCCCATGGCCACGACCGCCATCAGCAACGTCAGCGGCACGTAGCTCAGGATGACAGGCACCAGCGCCAGCATATAGTCGAGGTCGAGTGCCCGCATCCGTCAGGTTATTCCGCCGCGGCGGTGGCGGCCGTCGTGATGTCGCTGCCGAACCACTCCTGAGAGATCGCCTCCAGCGTGCCGTCCTCGCGCAGGGACGTCAGCGCGGCGTCCACCCGGTCGCGCAACTCGCGCCCGTCCTCGTCGTCGCGGAACGGCAGGGCGTTGCGGATCTCCGAGAAGGGTTGCCCGGCCAGTTGCAGCGGCAGCGGGCTTTCGGCGATGACTTGGGTGGAGGAGACGCGGTCCATGACAAAGGCATCGACCCGGCCGAGCGCAACGTCCTGCTCGATGTTCGATTCGTATGTGCGAATATCGATCTCGTCCGCGTTCGGCAGGTCCCGCAGCAACTGCTCGAAGTTCGAGCCAAGGTTCACTGCAACCGATCGGCCGGACAGGTCATCGACCCCGCCGATCTCCTCGTTGCCCTCGCGCACGACGACCTGCGCGCCGTCGATCACGTAGGGCTGGCTGAAGACGAAGGCGGCTTCGCGCTCGGGGGTGATGGTGATCTGGTTGGCGATCGTGTCGATCCGCCCCGCCTCCAACGCGCCGATCAGGCCCGAGAAGGACATCGTCTCGAACTCGATCTCAAACCCCGCCCGCTCGCCGACGGCGTTCATCACATCGACCTCGAAGCCCTGCAATTCGTCCTGGCGGACGAAGGTGAAGGGGAAGTAGCCGCCCGACATGCCGACACGCAGCGTCTCGATGTCCTGAGCGGCGAGCGGGCTGGCAATGGCGGTCGACGCGATCCCGGCGGCGAAGATGAACGATCTGAGCATCTAGGGCTCCCTTTCGATTGGTGAGGACTAGAGGTGGCCACAACTGCCGGGTGCTACAACGCGTGCGTAGGAATAAGAACAGCCGAGCTAATCCAACAGCGCGGACGGCCGTTTGTTCCGCTTGCCGCTCCGCCACAAGACAAATGTTCCGTCTCAATACGGGACGGCGGCTTGGCCTACCGAGGGCATAGTCCCAAAGTAGATCCTACCGAGGTTCTAGGCGGTGGGTTGTCGGCACGCAGAGCTCCTCTCGAGCGAGGTCTTGAAGGCAGGTTTATGGGTCGGCCCCGGCTTCTGGTCTTCGCGCAGTAGGTCGGTTCGGTCTCCGACTTAGAGTGGAGGTGGATCAGTTGAACTGATCGCTCGGGTGCTTCCAGCTCTAACCGGACACTCATCGGATGTTCAGGCGACCATCCCTCCCGGCCCTAACCGGACCTTCGCGACAGGGGCTGGTCGCTGCGATGCGGCTTCACCATACCAGCCGTTCGCCGCGCCCGCGAGATCGATGCCGAGGAGAACTCACACTTCGCGGGTCGAAACTGCCGTCTGCTGCCTGTGTATGATAGTTTTCTGGACCCGTAGTGAGGCCATACAGAGGTGGAAAGCGATCCGGCCGTAACGCGATGGCAATCGGACGAAACTCTCGCAAAAGAGCCGAATCTAGCTCCCTGTGTTTCTTCGTTTCGCCATGCTATATGGGCTATCGGTAAGTATGACGGACCAGAACAGACAGACTACGACGCGGGACGCGTGCTGCAGTTTCACGGAAGCATTGCCCCTAAGGAGCACAAGCCGATGGCTGGCCGAAGGCGCGAGGGCAATCGCCCGGACAGACGTATCTGGGATGAAGATGCGACCACAATTGAGCAGCGTAAAGCTCTGTGCGCAAAAGTCTGCTACGTCGGCACGGCGAACCACAAGCTACGCCCTGGTGACTATGGCTTCACCCCGAGCCACAACCCAAGACCGTCGAAGTCACCATGCGATGCGCTTCGCGCCGTTCTCATCAAGGAAGCATCAGAACTGTTCCAGAGCGGTATCATGCGTGGCATGGTCAGCCGCTTTGAGCCCGACGGCATTCCCAAATATGTTTGGGCTGTTGATGCTGATGGCGAGGTTTATGAAGCAAAGGCTAAGGCTGATCAGGAAACCAAATATCATGGTTACCGCATTGGCGAAGATGAACAATCTGTCCGGAAGTATGTCCTGGAAGAGTGGAAAAAGCGATGACTTCTGGATTGGAATTCAGTCTCACATCTGAGGTTCTTGACGAGGGTGCGCCAGAAGAACGCGCCTCCTTTGGGATACTTTCGATCAAAGCCAACGGTCAAACGCTCACTGAGGGATTCGATCATTACCTGAATGGATTCAGGGTTGGACCGCTTGTTTCAGCCTACTACCTTGCCGAATGGTTGGCCTGGAACTGGTGGCGTCTGAGATGGGAGTCGTGTTCTCACGCCCCCGACTGGAATCTCGTTCACCAGATGAATACAATCGGCGAGGGGTATGTATGGCCGAATATTCAAATCTGGTCGGATGGACACCGATCCGTTCTTATATCGCGTCCGTCTGTCAGACCGGATGCCAAACCATTCCGGTACGTCGGTGCATCGCCTGTCGTTATTCCCTCGACTACATTTGAACATGCAGTTGATGAATTCATGCCGCGTATAATCGGAAGGCTACGCGAAAGAAAAGTTGAGTTCACTAATCTTGACCGCCTCTGGAAAGACGTTCTTGAAGAGCGCAACAATCCGGACCTCGCTGAACGGAGGCGGTTGGAAGCGCTTATGGGACGAGACCCTGATTCTATTGATGATCAAGCGATTGAAAGTTTAATAGCAAGTCGTGAACGGCTGGGGAGCGCTGCCGTTGATGAAGTCGCTGCCGGCTTTTCAACGTCTGGTCGCAGGATGATGAGCAATGTCGAAGATTTTGAAGGTGCGGCAGCAACTGTCGGTTTCAACGCAAAACTAAGTGACGCCTTACGAATGCGCGAGTTACCTAATCCAGCCGAGGTTCCCGCCTGGAAGCGCGGAAGGATTGCTGCTGACCTAGTCAGACAACAGGAACGCCTCGAGGACAGAGCTCTTACTGATAAAAAACTTGCCGAACTGATGGGCGCAAGCCCGTCTCTTCTTTCAAACGAACCTTCGGTCCAGGTGCCGCTCTCATTTGCTCTGACCGAGAGAAACGGAACGAAATCGAGTATAGTTCTCAATCAGCGTCCCAGAGTGAGCCGGCGATTTGCGCTGGCGCGCCTTATTGGCGATCAACTCATGAATCCTCCTGGGTCACTTCACCCAGCTATCAGTTCCTCAACATATAGGCAGAAGGCGCAGCGTTCCTTTGCTGCCGAGCTGCTTGCACCCTTCTCGGTTATTGATGAATTAATGGCTGGAGACTACTCAGAGGAGAAGCAGCAGGACATAGCCGATCTCTTTGATGTTTCTCCTATGGTTATTAACACGCTTCTTCGGACCCATGACAAAATTGATCGTGATGATCTTGAAGGCCTGGGATATTTGGCGACGCCCTGATTTAGAGTGAATGCTGGGAAGCAAAGGCAATTCTTTCTTTGACGTATTCGCGGGTGCTGACCATCAGCTATAGATCGCCTTTGATGAGATGCTGGTTTCGCGGCGGCTGGTCCGAGTGTCGGCGACAGGCTCCAAGCCGACCTGGGGTCGCGCGCCAGAGTATCCGTCATCTGGCCCAAGTCATCGGTATGCTCCGTCCCACAGCTGCCGATCGAGATTGGGCCCGAGCCACGTCCGGTTCCGGCCCCTTCCGGACATTCGCCAAGCTGGCTCTGCTGCGGCGCTGCTTCACCAAACCGGCCGCATCTCCTCTCCGCAGCATATTGCCTCCGAAGAGGGCCCTCAGTAGGAGGAAGCCGCAGCTGACGCGCCCTTCTTAGATGACCCTTCTATTATGGACCGGCCAGTCTCTCGTGCTCCACGTGATTTTAGCTCTTATTTAATCTTGCCATTAAACGGATAGACAGGGAGGGGCGCCGATCAGCTTGAGGGTCATGCACATAGCATAGACGAGCGGTTATTATTCGGCGACTGTGTTGTCGAACCTACGGGAGATGACAGTCGAGCCGGATGCGTTAGAGACAAAGCCATTCAACAGCCAACCGGGGCGGAAACACACGATGTCTGACGAATTGCTGAATCCGAGCGTCGCAGCGCAGTCTCCGTCCGATGCAGAGCTCGACGTGGTGGTCAACGACCTGCAACGTTCAATACAGGAGTGGGCAATCCGTCACGAGCTTTGGTTCGACTGCGGCTTCAAGTCCTTTGCCGAACGCGTCGGCGGAGAGCCTGGGGAGCCCCCCGTCGTCACAATCCTACACTTCGACGGCGACCTCGGACGCGCGCTCGATGGCGATTTCCACGGACTCGATATTGAGTTCTTCGACCTGCTAGCGCGACAAGGTTTCTGGTATGAGCGTAACGATAGTGCCAGCGTTTATTTATATCCAGAGGACAATAGCCCATTATTCCAGCCGTTCCTCGACCGCGAAAACTGGCAGTGGGTGTGCGGACTGGTCCAGCAGGACGTCGCAGATGTTTACGAAGAGCTATATTCGTACTTCGCGAGGCGCCCGGAGGATCTCCACCGCCTCACTTGGCGAGAATTCGAGACACTACTGTTCCGGATCTTCCAGGCTCAAGGGTTCACTTGCGAGCTAGGACCGGGCTCCAATGATGGCGGCATAGACGTTCGCGTGCTCCAGCGAGACCCACTGGGCGACATACTGACGCTGGTCCAAGCCAAGCGCTACTCTCCAAAGAATAAAATCGATCTGTCGGCAGTAGCAGCGCTGCATGGCGTCGCAGACGTTGAAGCGGCGCAGAAGAGCATGTTCGTCACGACCTCCGATTACCTTCCTTCGGCACGGAAGTTCGCCGGACGGACCCGCATCCCAATGAAGTTAACGACCTCTGCCGATGTCAGCGAATGGTGCCAGGAGGCAAGCGCAGGCATCATCCGCGATAAGTCAAAGCTGGTGACACGCCAAGCAGTAGCTTCGCTGCTTCAGAGCCTTACTTTTAGGGATCCCCGCATCGTCCACGCGCGGACAGGCTACTCTGTTCTCACCAACCAGTTCTCGATCATACTTAAGGAGACGAAGCACGCAGCGCTGCTGATGGCCATCCCAGCAAAGACCATCTCAGACGATGGTTATGGACAGAGAGGTTGCGAGGTGCCCGATACTGGCCCCGCTTGCCTGGACCGTCTGACAGCTGATACCGTCTTCCGCGCAAAGCGGACCGTCCACGACGGCAAGGTAAGCTATTGGGACGGTCAGAACCTATATACAGCATGGGACGGAGCTCCCGCGAGCTTCGATCTTTACGATTAGCTCGGGAATGATTGCCGGCCCTGAGTTAACGTCCATGCCAAGCGCAGCGGATGGCTGCTCCCATCCTACTTCACCAGCTTTTCAAGTGAGCCAACGCGTAGTCACGCTCGTGCATCCACATGCGGCCACTTAGTTTTGGCACAGCGTGCCTTCGTGGATAAGTTGCTCCGGTGGCACATTTAGTCAGAAGTCTGCCACATGCACATAGCTAACCTCGACATTGCACATTGCACACTTGATAGTTGCTAAAATTATACTGAGGGTTTGGTTCTTGTACGCAGAAAATGATTTTCAGTTGCTGGAAGCGCGCACTGCAGATGTACGCGTTGAGATTCCATGGCGACACAAGGGCCGCCCGTATATCAACCCTCACGCCGTCTTTAGCCGCAAGCCTCACATGGCTGGCGAACAGCATGAACATTTGACGGCAATAATCGGAAAAAACGGAACTGGGAAATCCCATCTATTAAGCGCAATCGTTCAGACATTCCTGCGCCTCGAAGAGCTGCAACAGGGTGAGCGAAAAAGGATCAAGGATGAGCTCCCGCTGGAACTTCTGGTCTATCGCGTGGATGGCCATCAATGCAGAGTCGCGCAGACAGGGCATCGCTCGATTAGCATTCAGGTAAACGGCGAGGAAGTTGCTCCCAAAGACCTTCCCTTACCGAAACGTATCGTCGCGCTGACTATCAGCCCATTCGACAAGTTTCCACTACCCAGAACAATACGTCGTTCAGTAGTTCAAGTTGATGCCGCATCATCAATGTACCAGTATCTTGGCCTACGAGACAATTTCGGTAAGGCATCCATTCGGACTCTTTTATTTAGATCCTTAAGCAGCTTGTTCGACACAGCGGATAACAGCGCTCTTAGACTGAGTAACATCGGGGCCGTATTCGACTTTCTTGGAATGAGGCCGATGGTTAATGTCATCTACGCGCTCAGGGAACGGTCATTGCTCCAAACCATCGCGAACGGCGGCGACCCTTACGCCGATCACGACTTATCTTATACGAAAAGGCGTCTTCTAGAGGATATTTCTCGAAGTGATGTGTCGTTATCCCACCTTCAACATCTAGCGCGTCTCGCCTTCGCGAAAGCTTTGGGAAGCCGTATTGGAACGCACGCAGACCTGGAGACTGGATTTCAAGACCCCTTGTTTCTCGATCTTCAGCCGTTACGTCGTGCAGGCCTCCTGAGCATGTCCGGCGTTGAAGTTGAACTCAAGGATGGGGGCCCGACCGATCTCCTTCAGGCAAGTTCTGGTCAGTTGAGTATGGTCTCTGCGCTTATCGCGCTGGCATCTGTCATCAAGAACGGAAGTTTGGTCCTCATTGACGAGCCAGAACTCAGCCTGCATCCCGAGTGGCAGGTGAAGTACATCGATTTGCTGCTGCGCACTTTCGCTCGTTACCATGGTTGTCACTTCGTAGTGGCAACTCACTCACCTATGGTGGTCTCCGAGTTGCCTGAGCACGCCGAAGTCATCTCGCTCGACCAAGAAGAGCTGCCAACTACGAAGGAACTGAAGGGTCAATCCGCAGACTACCTCCTCGCCGAAGTCTTCGGTGCGCCGACATCAAACAATCTTCACGTCCGAGACCGTATCGTCACTGCACTCCGTTTGATTGCAAATGGGGATATGAACTCCAAGGATTTTGACGAAGCGCTTGCTGACTTGCGTAAATTTGCGACCGAGTTGGAGCCAAACGATCCAGCGGCTGAATTGATTAGAAACGTTGAAGAAGCTGCGAGGGACGCAGGGACTGAGGCGCAGTCATGAATCCGGTTCAATATGGCGCTGCGTGCCAAGCACTGGTTGATACTTTCGATGCGCTTGAGTGTGGGCAAAAGGATCACAAATATTGGGGCGACGACGCTGTCGCCACTGTCCGTGCAGAGATCAAAGTACACTATATCGCCGAGCAGAACCGCCGATGCTGCTATTGCGGGCGCGAGTACCCGACCGACAACAATGCGGTCTGGGACGGTGAGCACATAATCGCCAAGAAAATCGCGCCACACTTCATGTTTGAGCCACGTAATTTGGCAGCATCATGCAAAGACTGCAACATCGCTAAAGGAGACGATGAAGTCCGCACTAATCCCAAGCGTAAGTCATTTCCTGATGAAGCGAAGCACTACAAAATCGTCCACCCTCACTTTGACAACTACCATGATCACATTCGGTGGTATGGCGATGTTGTTAAGCCACTCTCTCCCAAGGGGGCCGAGCTTGTCGGCATGTGCAAGCTGTGGCGCTTTGGCATCACCAAGGCAGGGGCCGAAGTGACACCGCCCAACCCTTTGGTCGACGGGTTGATCGGCGTGATGATGGACCCCCAAGCGGACGCCTTGACCAAGGAAGTCGCTATCGAAGCGTACAAAACTTATGTGAGGGCACAACCTCAGAAGGCGGCAGACTAAGGACGAACATCGATTTTGAGCATGGCGCGGCCATCACGAAGCTTGCAAGGTTTGCGTGCTACTCGAGATACGTCGCTCTGCGGGCAAATCTACATTTCTGAAGTTGGCCACTTGCGCAGCGAACGGCAGCTTCCCGCCCCTCCCGGACCTTGATCGACACTGCAGCAAACGACTGCTCCCCGCCCTTAGGCGACTTTGATGCGGACCGCAGCGAATGGCCGCTCTCCGCCTCTCCCGGACCTTGATCGACACTGCAGCAAACGACTGCTCCCCGCCCCTTTCGGACGTTAGTCGTCATCGCAGCGAAGGTCCGCTCTCCGCCTTTCTTGGACCTCGGTCGTCTCAGCAGCGAATGGCTGC harbors:
- a CDS encoding DUF2924 domain-containing protein, which encodes MTDPIPARLAALKTTPTPDLKQQWRDLFDSEPPPFNRRYLESRLAYRIQELAYGGLKPETIRRLERLGEDLDGGDRHKRYIRTDRMPIAGTRLIREWQGVEHVVTVTKDGFEWQGRPYKSLSAIARGITGTRWNGWVFFGLKNQRSRT
- a CDS encoding amino acid ABC transporter ATP-binding protein, giving the protein MIRVRGLTKRFGATTVLDDIDLDIADGERVVIIGPSGTGKSTLLRCLNFLDRPEAGRIEIGSVAVDAAHAGKRDILALRRATAYVFQNYALFANRTAKQNIMEALVTVQGRPKDEAEARAIKVLAETGLADKADSYPAALSGGQQQRVGIGRAMAIGADLMLFDEPTSALDPEWVGEVLDLMRRVAEQRQTMLIVTHEMSFAREIADRILFMEGGRIVEQGPPEQMLDAPKDERLQHFLRRVG
- a CDS encoding recombinase family protein, translating into MTEVKIKRRCAIYTRKSSEEGLEQEFNSLHAQREACEAYIASQRSEGWVLVRDQYDDGGISGGTLERPGLKRLLEDIADGLVDVVVVYKIDRLSRSLADFAKLVEVFDRNGVTFVSVTQSFNTTTSMGRLTLNILLSFAQFEREVTAERIRDKVAASRKKGMWMGGVPPYGYRVENRKLVVDEEAAAHVRWIFARFLEIGSGTELAREVGTRGIRTPRGNRIDKKYLYRMLNNRAYIGEAVHKGESYPGEHDAIIDREAWDRVHAILQESPRKRAARTRADTPALLKGLLFGPDGAAFSPTHTRKGYKLYRYYVSQTVLKHGAGSCPVGRVPAGEIEAAVIKQLRVVFRQPEIVACTWKAARGHADDITEADARVALQPLDPLWDQLFPAEQARIVALLVERVEIGTDGLNVRLRVDGLGGLAREMLAGGIEAAA
- a CDS encoding nuclear transport factor 2 family protein, yielding MQGSKDCGNSPKNKFAQDVAIALECGDAEPSAFSEDVIWENPSTEPISGKGAVLKHLGTRRRPKSVTVQHAISHGKVGAASGEVTFANGQTRRFCHVFDFTSAKANCVAVVRSYS
- a CDS encoding alpha/beta hydrolase family protein; translated protein: MLATHPEVFAEGTIIAGLPYRSANSLVQALFRMKSYGGPSDRKLDALVRSASKFTGPWSKISVWHGDSDHSVDSSNADSILRQWQKIHEVEGPPTRIEEIDGLPRRVWYDTSGHDVIEE
- a CDS encoding amino acid ABC transporter permease, producing MRALDLDYMLALVPVILSYVPLTLLMAVVAMGCALILASLLAVERVVRVPGLDWLVILFISFFRGTPLLVQLFLFYYGLPQVVSVLTQINGVTAAIMGLTLHFSAYMAEAIRAAITGVDRSQWEAAQSIGMTQGQMMRRIVLPQAARIAAPTLVNYFIDMIKSTSLAFTLGVTEMMGATQKEASGSFLYFEAFLVVALIYWVIVEVLSQGQRQLETRLGKAFAR
- a CDS encoding amino acid ABC transporter substrate-binding protein, with product MLRSFIFAAGIASTAIASPLAAQDIETLRVGMSGGYFPFTFVRQDELQGFEVDVMNAVGERAGFEIEFETMSFSGLIGALEAGRIDTIANQITITPEREAAFVFSQPYVIDGAQVVVREGNEEIGGVDDLSGRSVAVNLGSNFEQLLRDLPNADEIDIRTYESNIEQDVALGRVDAFVMDRVSSTQVIAESPLPLQLAGQPFSEIRNALPFRDDEDGRELRDRVDAALTSLREDGTLEAISQEWFGSDITTAATAAAE
- a CDS encoding alpha/beta hydrolase family protein, which encodes MVVLHGSTQSVASYDVGSGWSSLANACGVALLFPGQRKANNAIGRFNWF
- a CDS encoding helix-turn-helix transcriptional regulator, yielding MSYASIPQNPDRMLSERALAARWVLSTRTLQRWRSDGYGPAFLNIGGSIRYRLGDILAYEAQHRQGGDDL